The sequence AGGTACGACGAGCACCAAAGGTCGCTCTGTGGCGGCCTGTGCGGCACCGAGCGCGAGCGCTGCAGCGGCGCATAGGCCCCGCATTATCTGCTTGAGCTTCATTCTTCTTCCTTCAATCTGATCACGAGGCCTGCGCCCCGCCGCTTGCCCGCGGCGGCCACATCGTTGCCGGGGCTAGGACTAGAGCTAAGATGGTATAGCCAACAGGGGTCCAGGAGACTATATGCCCATTTCGATTTATCAAGCTTCGGTGCCCGTTTTCGTGCGCGGCCTCAACACGCTGGTTGCGCTTCTGGACAAGGCCGAAGCCCATGCCCAGGCTGCCGGGCTGGATGCGGCCGCCCTCGTACAAGCCGGACTGGCCGACGATATGTACCCGCTGGCCGGGCAGATACAGCGGGCAAGCGACACCTCCAAATTCGCCGTCCAGCGACTGAGCGGCGTGGCCGCCCCCAGCTTTGCTGACACCGAAACCACATTGGACGCGCTGCGCACACGCATTGCCGACACCATCCGCTACATCAAGAGCGTCGCGCCAGAGAAGTTCGATGGCGCCGAAGGCCGGACCATCACCATCAAACTAGGCGCATTGCAGCCCAGCTTCAATGGCACGTCTTATCTGTTTACCTTTGCGCTACCCTGACCTGCCCCCAGATTTAGTACGGCACCGACATAGAGCCCAGGGGTAAAAGACCTTCTTTCTGATGAGCCTGCACGAATTGCGCCGGCGTTAAATATCCGAGCGCGCTGTGAGGCCGATCGGTGTTGTACTCGACTCGCCAGTTTTCGATCAAGCTTTTAGCCTGTCGCAGGGACAAGAACCAGTGCTCGTTAAGGCATTCGTCGCGGAACTTGCCGTTGAAACTTTCGATATAAGCGTTCTCCACCGGCTTACCCGGCCGAATAAACGACAGCTTTACGCCTGCTTGGTAGGCCCCCAGGCGTCCAAGGCTCTTCCGGCGAACTCTGGCCCGTTGTCCACGGTAATAGATCGCGGCAGGCCACGCATCTCCGCCAGCCGTTGCAGCACCATGGCAACACGCAGTCCCGGCAACGACGTATCGACCTCGATGGCCAGGCATTCGTGAGTGTAGTCATCGACGATAGTCAAACAGCGGAATCGGCGGCCATAGGCTAGGCCGTCGGCCACAAAGTCCATTGACCAACTCTGATTCGGC comes from Bordetella holmesii ATCC 51541 and encodes:
- a CDS encoding integrase core domain protein, producing MENAYIESFNGKFRDECLNEHWFLSLRQAKSLIENWRVEYNTDRPHSALGYLTPAQFVQAHQKEGLLPLGSMSVPY